GCTTGGCCGGCCAGCGACCCTACGACGGACCAACCGACCTGGAGACTCTGCGGCGCGCGTCTGAAGGCGAGCACCTCCCCATCGCCGAGGCTCAACCCGAAGTTTCCCCCGAGTTGGCCGGCGTGGTCGAGCGACTCATCGATCCTGATCCGGAGCGGCGGTTCGGTTCCGCGCGTGAGCTGGGCGACGCCTTGCTCGTTGTGCGGCAACCCCCGGAAGCACGGCGGATCTTGGCGGCTCTAGTTGCCGAGCTAGCCCGCATCGGTCCCCAGCGTCCGCACCAGCAGCAAGAGGGCCCGCGCTCCAAACAGCTTCCGGCTACAGCCGCGTTGGGTGGGAGCACGCCTTTGGAAGCAACCCATACCGCGCCGCAGAGCAGGGGCCGGACCCTGCGAACGGGGCGGGGATCCGTGCTGGCCAGCCTCGTGCTCGTACCCGCCGGCGTGGCCGCGCTCGCCACGTACTACAGCGCCGAGCCTGCCGACGTTGCTCGGCCCCAGCCGCTCAAGCGGGAGCTTCCTGCGCTGCAGGCGCCAGCGAGCAGGGAGCTACAACGGTCCTCGGCTCCTTCCGCGGACGGGCCGAGCCGGATGCCGCCCGCCAGCGCCCGCTCGAAGCTCCCGCGCGCCGGTGGCCCGGACCAAGATCACGGCGCCGACGCGCAACCGGATCCGGGGCCGGCGCCGCCCCGAGGGAACGCCGGTAGCAAGCAGCCGCCGCGGGCGGGCGCCGGGCGGGGGCTACCCGTGGACCGACGCGCCACGAATCGGCGAGCGAAGCGAGCGCGCGGATCCTCCAGCGCCAATCGGCGAAGCGCGCGGTCCACCAAGCGCAGGCATGCACCGGACAGCCGGACAGGGAGCAGC
This DNA window, taken from Pseudomonadota bacterium, encodes the following:
- a CDS encoding protein kinase — translated: MSQAPDRIGAYDIEKPLGEGGMAQTFVAVRRGPGGFEQRVCLKRIRSDMHDNEAFVRHFLREARLAASLRHVNIVQVIDFGVADGGHYLALELIEGMDLRQLLDALVLRGQAVAPPLAAWLGSELAVALDCAHGAPNGGVLHRDVSPSNVLLSAQGEVKLADFGIAKPVDGPSETTRHTIKGKYPYMAPEYVRSGIFDQRCDLFALGVLLYECLAGQRPYDGPTDLETLRRASEGEHLPIAEAQPEVSPELAGVVERLIDPDPERRFGSARELGDALLVVRQPPEARRILAALVAELARIGPQRPHQQQEGPRSKQLPATAALGGSTPLEATHTAPQSRGRTLRTGRGSVLASLVLVPAGVAALATYYSAEPADVARPQPLKRELPALQAPASRELQRSSAPSADGPSRMPPASARSKLPRAGGPDQDHGADAQPDPGPAPPRGNAGSKQPPRAGAGRGLPVDRRATNRRAKRARGSSSANRRSARSTKRRHAPDSRTGSSRPQQRTARLTVIVIPYGTVHIDGRDMGRAPVSAPVAAGTHRVTAIAAGRTRHETITLAAGDERSLTLEP